The sequence below is a genomic window from Thiohalospira halophila DSM 15071.
CCGGGCGCGGCTGTAGTCCTCGGTGACGATGGCGTCCGTGTGCCGGGAGCCGTGTTCGTCGATGTGGTCCATGGCCGCGTCCAGGTCGTCCACCACCCGGATGGCGAGAACGGGGCCCAGGTATTCAGTATCCCAGTCCTCGTCGGTGGCCGCGTGGGCGTGGGGCAGGAGGGCCCGGGTGCGCTCGCAGCCGCGCAGCTCCACGCCGATCTCGCCGAGCCGCTGACCCAGCTCGGGCAGGAGGTCGCCGGCCACGCCCTCGGCCACCAGGAGGGTCTCCATGGTGTTGCAGGTGCCGTAGCGCTGGGTCTTGGCGTTGACCGCGATATCCAGGGCCCGCCGGCGGTCGGCGCGATCGTCCAGGTAGACGTGGCAGACGCCGTGGAGATGCTTGATGACCGGTACGCTGGCCTTGCGGCTCACCATCTCGATGAGGCCCTTGCCGCCCCGGGGGACGATGACGTCCACGTACTCGGGCATGGCCACCAGCCGCTCCACGGCGGCGCGGTCGGTGGTCGCCACCACCTGGACCGCCTCCTCCGGCAGCCCGGCGGCGGCAAGGCCGGCGCGGATATGGTCGGCGATGGCGGCATTGGAGCGCGCCGCCTCGGAGCCGCCGCGCAGGATGGCGGCGTTGCCCGACTTCAGGCACAGCGCCGCGGCATCGGCGGTGACGTTGGGGCGGGACTCGTAGATGATCCCCACCACACCCAGCGGCACCCGCATCTTCCCCACCTCGATCCCGGACGGGCGACGGGCGAGGTCGCGGACCGCGCCCACCGGGTCCGGCAGGCCGGCCACCTGGCGCAGCCCCTCCGCCATGGCGGCGATGCGATCCGGGGTCAGCTCCAGGCGGTCCAGCAGGGCCTCGTCCAGCCCGGCCTCGCGGCCGGCAGCGAGGTCCTCGCGGTTGGCCGCCAGCAGCGCCTCCTGGTCCGCCTCCAGGGAGGCCGCCATGGCCTCCAGGGCAGCGTTCTTGTCGCCGGTGCTCGCCCGGTTCAGGGCCCTGGAGGACCGCCGCGCGGCCCGCCCGAGTTCGTCCATGTAGGCCTGGATGTCCGTCGAATTCTCCATGGGATTCACTCTACTCCCGTCCCGTCCGCGGCCGGCGCGGGAAGAGGGTCCGGCCGGCCATGATGAGCGCCAATTGTAGCAATTCGTCCCAGGCGGTGCGTAGCGCTCCCCCCTTCAGGGAGTCGTCCACGCCGGCCAGCCGGGAGAGGACCCGGCGCCAGCCCCGCACCCCCAGTCGGCGGGCGGCGGCAATGACCACGGGCCGGCGGTTCTTCCAGACCCCCAGGCGGTCGGCGGCGGCCCCGGGATCCTCGCCGGCGCGGGCGGCGGCGGCCACGGCGGCGGCGATGCGCGCCTCCCGGGCCAGGACCCAGAGGACCAGGGGCGCCTCGGTGCCCTCCTCGCGCAGCCCCTCCAGGACCCGCACGGCCCGGTCCGGCTCACCGGCCAGGGCCGCCTCGCCCAGATCGAAGAGATCGAAGCGGGCGCTGTCGGTGACCACGGAGGCGGTATCCCGGGCATTCAGCGGCCCCGGGGGCTGGATGAGGGCCAGGCGGTCCACCTCCTGGGCGGCGGCGGGGAGATTGCCCTCGGTGCGCTCGGCCAGCAGGGTCAGGGCATCCTCCTCGGGCTCCAGGCCGCGGGCGGTAAGGCGCGCGGCCAGCCAGCGGCGCAGATCACCGCCGGTCACCGGCCAGACCGGGACCCAGACGGCCGCCGCCTCCAGCTCCCGGAACCACTTGCTCTGCTGCACCGAGCGATCGAGCTTGGGCAGGGTCAGCAGGAGTACGGCATCCGGCGGCGGGTTGGCGGCCCATTCCCGCAGCGCCCGCGCCCCGGCCTCGCCGGGCCGGGGGCTGTCCAGGCGCACCTCCAGCAGGCGGCCATCGCCGAAGAGGGAACCGGTGGCCGCCCCGGCGGTGAGGGCCGACCAGTCGAAGTCCTTGCCGGCGTTGAAGACCTCCCGGGCAGTGTTCCCGCGTTCGCGGGCGGCGGCACGGATGGCGTCGGCGGCCTCCAGGAGCTGGAAGGGCTCGTCCCCGCTGACGAGATAGATGGGGTCCCCGGTGGAGGCCAGGCGGTCGGGGAGCTGCTCCGGCTGGAGCCTCACTCCGCGCCCCCTGCCGGACGGGTCTCCTCCCCGGCCCGGGCCTCCATCTGTCGCAGGATGGCCATGGCCAGGTCCCGGCGCATGGACTCGCGCAGCCGGTCCACCTCGGAGCTCTTGCCCAGGACGTTATCGGGGTCGAAGAGGAATTCCCGGGTGCGCTGGGTGGTCTGGCGCGGGATGAGGGTCTCGCCCTCGGCGTCGGCGACCTCCCAGGTCACACCCTCGATGAGTTCGTACTCCAGCGCCCGGCCCTCGCCGTCGGTGGAGAGCGTCCGCTGCTCCTGGATGCTGGAGAGGATGCGCAGGGTGGCGGCCTCCTGCTCGCTCTCCGCGCCCACCACACGGGCCCCGGAACCGCGCAGGCCCAGCGTGATGGCCGAGCGGATCTGCTCGCTGCCGCCGGTGACCCGGACGGTCTCCAGCGCCGGCGGCAGCTCGAACCCGCCCCGGAGCTGCCAGCCGCAGCCGGCCGGCAGCAACAGGAGCAGGGCGAGGCAGAGCGCGGCGGCGCGGGCCACGGTCAGGCGGCGACCACGTTGACCAGCTTGCCGGGGACGACGATGACCCGCTTCACCGTCTTCCCCTCCAGGTGGCGGGCGACGTTGGGCTCGGCCAGGGCGTCGGCCTCGATGGCCGCCTGGTCGGCGTCGGCGGCCACCTCCAGCTCCCCGCGCACCTTGCCGTTGACCTGCACGGCCAGGGTCTGGGTATCCCGCGCCAGGGCGGACTCGTTTACCTCGGGCCAGGCGGCGTCCACCACCGGCTCGCCGTGGCCCAGGGCCTGCCACAGGGTATGGGTGATGTGGGGCACCACCGGCGAGAGCATGACCACCACGGCCTCCAGCGCCTCGCCCAGGACCCCGCGGCGGGCTGCGTCCTCCCCCGCCTCGTACTTGTAGAGGGCGTTGACCAGCTCCATCACCGCCGCCACGGCGGTATTGA
It includes:
- the holA gene encoding DNA polymerase III subunit delta, giving the protein MRLQPEQLPDRLASTGDPIYLVSGDEPFQLLEAADAIRAAARERGNTAREVFNAGKDFDWSALTAGAATGSLFGDGRLLEVRLDSPRPGEAGARALREWAANPPPDAVLLLTLPKLDRSVQQSKWFRELEAAAVWVPVWPVTGGDLRRWLAARLTARGLEPEEDALTLLAERTEGNLPAAAQEVDRLALIQPPGPLNARDTASVVTDSARFDLFDLGEAALAGEPDRAVRVLEGLREEGTEAPLVLWVLAREARIAAAVAAAARAGEDPGAAADRLGVWKNRRPVVIAAARRLGVRGWRRVLSRLAGVDDSLKGGALRTAWDELLQLALIMAGRTLFPRRPRTGRE
- a CDS encoding LPS-assembly lipoprotein LptE codes for the protein MARAAALCLALLLLLPAGCGWQLRGGFELPPALETVRVTGGSEQIRSAITLGLRGSGARVVGAESEQEAATLRILSSIQEQRTLSTDGEGRALEYELIEGVTWEVADAEGETLIPRQTTQRTREFLFDPDNVLGKSSEVDRLRESMRRDLAMAILRQMEARAGEETRPAGGAE
- a CDS encoding glutamate-5-semialdehyde dehydrogenase, with the translated sequence MENSTDIQAYMDELGRAARRSSRALNRASTGDKNAALEAMAASLEADQEALLAANREDLAAGREAGLDEALLDRLELTPDRIAAMAEGLRQVAGLPDPVGAVRDLARRPSGIEVGKMRVPLGVVGIIYESRPNVTADAAALCLKSGNAAILRGGSEAARSNAAIADHIRAGLAAAGLPEEAVQVVATTDRAAVERLVAMPEYVDVIVPRGGKGLIEMVSRKASVPVIKHLHGVCHVYLDDRADRRRALDIAVNAKTQRYGTCNTMETLLVAEGVAGDLLPELGQRLGEIGVELRGCERTRALLPHAHAATDEDWDTEYLGPVLAIRVVDDLDAAMDHIDEHGSRHTDAIVTEDYSRARRFVAGVDSSSVMVNASTRFADGFEYGLGAEIGISTDKFHVRGPVGLEGLTSEKFVVYGDGQVRT